From Methylomonas sp. EFPC3, a single genomic window includes:
- a CDS encoding ATP-binding protein, giving the protein MQNDLQLSLDFVDDDTLSGFRLQRLEVYNWGTFDGRVWSLQLNGRNALLTGDIGSGKSTLVDAVTTLLVPAQRIAYNKAAGADSKERSLRSYVLGHYKSERNEVSGSAKPVALRGDNSYSVILGVFHNAGYDQTVTLAQVFWIADRQGQPARLFVGSERDLSIARDFSDFGSDIGQLRKKLRGLGAELHDSFPPYGAWFRRRFGIDNEQALELFHQTVSMKSVGNLTDFVRSHMLEPSEVAPRIAALINHFDDLNRAHDAVLKAKRQMSLLAPLVADCQRHGQLHEQTETLRACREALRSFFAGLKQGLLEKRLATLDEELARQNAQLDRLSERKRQQQMAAGELQRHIAANGGDRIAQLGLEIERLQDEMARRRDKSARYEKLLQTLDLPAPEDGDGFLAQQKQFADVRERASAREADLQNQASEIGVAFAEGRRDHQDLQAELTSLKARRSNIDDAQIKMREALCRALNLAEAEMPFAGELIQVRDEDKDWEGAAERLLRNFGLSLLVPDAHYSAVADWVDRTQLRGRLVYFRVRSGQRGDLPDLHRDSLVRKLAIKPDSAFYDWLEREIAHRFDVACCATQEQFRREQKAVTRAGQIKAPGERHEKDDRHRLDDRSRYVLGWSNAAKIAALEAKAKLLESRLADLAGKLAQIDQARQAVKAQLATLASLGEYRDFRELDWRPLAGEIARLEHEKRELEAASDLLKQLTEQLETLQQALADTEQALNGNIKETGATEQRKLAAEALLAETGEILREAGAEHAAHYPALDAMRGEVLGERQLTIESCDNREQDFRGWLQARIDAETKKLNNLRDKIIDAMRGYCAAFPLETQEVDVGIAAGGEYQAMLESLQADDLPRFEARFKELLNENTIREVANFQSQLARERETIKERIARINESLTQIDYNTNRYIVLEAQPTPDADVRDFQSELRACTEGALTGSDDEQYSENKFLEVKKIIERFRGREGQAEQDRRWTGKVTDVRNWFNFGASERWREDGSEHEHYSDSGGKSGGQKEKLAYTILAASLAYQFGLEWGALRSRSFRFVVIDEAFGRGSDESAQYGLRLFENLNLQLLIVTPLQKIHIIEPYVAAVGFVHNEAGRASKLRNLSIEQYRAERAARGG; this is encoded by the coding sequence ATGCAAAACGACCTGCAACTGTCGCTGGATTTCGTCGACGACGACACCCTGTCCGGCTTCCGCTTGCAACGGCTGGAAGTCTATAACTGGGGCACTTTCGACGGCCGGGTCTGGAGCTTGCAGCTCAATGGCCGCAACGCGCTGTTGACCGGCGACATCGGTTCCGGCAAATCGACCTTGGTCGATGCGGTGACGACGCTGCTGGTGCCGGCTCAACGCATCGCTTACAACAAGGCGGCCGGCGCGGACAGCAAGGAGCGCAGCCTGCGTTCCTACGTGCTGGGCCATTACAAATCCGAGCGCAACGAAGTCAGCGGCAGCGCCAAGCCGGTGGCCTTGCGCGGCGACAACAGTTATTCGGTGATCCTCGGCGTGTTTCACAACGCCGGCTACGACCAGACCGTGACGCTGGCGCAAGTGTTCTGGATTGCCGATCGTCAGGGCCAGCCGGCGCGGCTGTTCGTCGGGTCCGAGCGCGATTTGAGCATCGCCCGCGATTTTTCCGACTTCGGCAGCGACATAGGCCAATTGCGCAAGAAACTGCGCGGCCTGGGCGCCGAGTTGCACGACAGCTTTCCGCCTTACGGCGCCTGGTTCCGCCGCCGCTTCGGCATCGACAACGAGCAGGCGCTGGAATTGTTCCATCAAACCGTATCGATGAAATCGGTCGGCAATCTGACCGACTTCGTGCGCAGCCACATGCTGGAGCCGTCCGAGGTGGCGCCGCGCATCGCCGCGTTGATCAATCATTTCGACGACCTGAACCGCGCCCACGACGCGGTGCTGAAAGCCAAGCGCCAGATGAGTCTGTTGGCGCCGTTGGTGGCCGATTGCCAGCGTCACGGACAACTGCACGAACAAACCGAAACCCTGCGCGCCTGCCGCGAAGCCTTGCGTTCGTTTTTCGCCGGCTTGAAGCAAGGCTTGCTGGAAAAGCGCCTGGCAACATTGGATGAAGAACTTGCCCGGCAAAATGCCCAGCTCGACCGGCTGAGCGAGCGCAAGCGCCAGCAGCAAATGGCGGCGGGCGAACTGCAACGCCACATTGCCGCCAACGGCGGCGATCGCATCGCCCAACTGGGCTTGGAAATCGAGCGTCTGCAAGATGAAATGGCGCGTCGCCGCGATAAATCCGCCCGTTACGAAAAATTGCTGCAAACCTTGGACTTGCCGGCCCCGGAAGATGGCGACGGCTTCCTGGCGCAGCAAAAGCAATTTGCCGATGTGCGGGAACGCGCCAGCGCTCGCGAGGCGGATTTGCAGAACCAGGCCAGCGAAATCGGCGTGGCCTTTGCCGAAGGTCGCCGTGACCATCAAGACCTGCAAGCCGAATTGACCAGCCTGAAAGCCCGGCGCAGCAACATCGACGATGCCCAAATCAAAATGCGCGAGGCGCTGTGCCGGGCGTTGAATCTGGCCGAGGCCGAAATGCCGTTCGCCGGCGAGCTGATCCAGGTGCGCGACGAAGACAAGGATTGGGAAGGCGCCGCCGAACGCTTGCTGCGCAATTTCGGCTTGTCGTTGCTGGTGCCGGATGCGCATTATTCGGCGGTGGCCGACTGGGTGGACCGGACGCAGTTGCGGGGCCGGCTGGTGTACTTCCGGGTGCGGTCCGGCCAACGCGGCGATTTGCCGGATTTGCACCGCGATTCCTTGGTTCGCAAACTGGCGATCAAGCCCGACTCGGCGTTTTACGATTGGCTGGAGCGCGAAATCGCCCATCGTTTCGACGTCGCCTGCTGCGCCACCCAGGAGCAATTTCGCCGCGAGCAAAAGGCCGTCACCCGCGCCGGGCAAATCAAGGCGCCGGGCGAACGCCACGAAAAAGACGACCGCCACCGCCTGGACGACCGCAGCCGCTATGTGCTGGGCTGGAGCAATGCCGCCAAGATTGCCGCACTGGAAGCCAAGGCCAAGCTATTGGAAAGCCGTCTCGCCGATTTGGCCGGCAAATTGGCGCAGATCGACCAGGCGAGGCAAGCGGTCAAGGCGCAACTGGCGACCTTGGCCAGTTTGGGCGAGTACCGCGATTTCCGCGAGCTGGATTGGCGACCACTGGCCGGCGAGATTGCCCGGTTGGAACACGAAAAACGCGAGTTGGAAGCGGCGTCCGATCTGCTCAAACAACTGACCGAGCAGTTGGAGACGCTACAACAAGCGCTGGCCGATACCGAGCAGGCGTTAAACGGCAATATCAAGGAAACCGGCGCCACCGAACAACGTAAGCTGGCTGCCGAAGCGCTGCTGGCGGAAACCGGCGAGATTTTGCGCGAGGCCGGCGCGGAACATGCCGCACATTACCCGGCGCTCGACGCGATGCGCGGCGAAGTGTTGGGCGAGCGGCAACTGACGATAGAATCCTGCGACAACCGCGAACAGGATTTTCGCGGCTGGCTGCAAGCCAGGATCGACGCGGAAACCAAGAAACTCAACAACCTGCGCGACAAAATCATCGATGCGATGCGCGGCTATTGCGCGGCATTTCCGCTGGAAACCCAGGAAGTCGATGTCGGCATCGCTGCCGGCGGCGAATATCAAGCCATGTTAGAAAGCTTGCAAGCCGACGATCTGCCGCGCTTCGAGGCCCGTTTCAAGGAATTGCTCAACGAAAACACCATCCGCGAGGTCGCCAACTTCCAGTCGCAACTGGCCCGCGAGCGCGAGACCATCAAGGAGCGCATCGCCCGTATCAACGAATCTCTGACCCAGATCGACTACAACACCAACCGCTACATCGTGCTGGAAGCGCAGCCGACGCCGGATGCCGACGTGCGCGATTTTCAAAGCGAATTGCGCGCCTGCACCGAGGGCGCGTTGACCGGTTCCGACGACGAGCAATATTCGGAAAACAAGTTTCTGGAAGTCAAAAAAATCATCGAACGCTTTCGCGGCCGCGAAGGCCAAGCCGAGCAGGACCGGCGTTGGACCGGTAAAGTTACCGACGTGCGCAATTGGTTCAATTTCGGCGCCAGCGAGCGGTGGCGGGAAGACGGCAGCGAGCACGAACATTATTCCGACTCGGGCGGCAAGTCCGGCGGCCAAAAGGAAAAGCTGGCCTACACCATTCTGGCGGCCAGCTTGGCCTATCAATTCGGCCTGGAGTGGGGTGCGTTGCGCTCGCGTTCGTTCCGTTTCGTGGTGATCGACGAAGCCTTCGGCCGCGGTTCCGACGAATCGGCGCAATACGGCTTGCGACTGTTCGAGAATCTCAATTTGCAATTGCTGATCGTCACGCCGCTGCAGAAAATCCACATCATCGAACCTTACGTGGCGGCAGTCGGCTTTGTGCATAACGAAGCAGGCCGCGCCTCGAAACTGCGCAATCTCAGCATCGAACAATATCGGGCCGAACGCGCGGCGCGCGGCGGATGA
- a CDS encoding Wadjet anti-phage system protein JetD domain-containing protein codes for MSQPVWTLPAELRLELDKRWQRGQILAESLAPNGLFPLRIALKQPSPAQLAADFGGVQAWVETWLAADARHFSVEWREINHRLSGRNRLPAAAVFDTAEDAAAYLKKSRELAVFAQLATTLTGDFAVLRGWLLKYPLRALEHAGEWQKLLSVAGWMVAHPRPGIYLRQISLPGIDSKFIESRKKLLGEWLDLLLPESAIDVAQTGVAGFEARYGFLAKPATIRFRVLDSRLAIAGLTDLSVTADEFAVLNLPVVRVFVTENDINGLAFPEVADSIVIFGRGYGFDALAKAGWLRDKQIHYWGDIDSHGFAILSQFRQYFPQTRSLLMDQATLLAHRASWVTEAAPGRADLSGLTAEESALYDALRDNRYGRNVRLEQEYVGFDRLQAWLAGLCGGEK; via the coding sequence ATGAGCCAGCCGGTCTGGACTTTGCCGGCCGAGCTGCGCTTAGAACTGGACAAGCGCTGGCAGCGCGGCCAAATTCTGGCGGAAAGTTTGGCGCCCAACGGTTTGTTTCCGTTGCGAATCGCGCTGAAGCAACCCAGTCCGGCGCAACTGGCCGCCGATTTTGGCGGGGTGCAGGCTTGGGTCGAAACCTGGCTGGCGGCGGATGCCCGGCATTTTTCGGTCGAATGGCGCGAGATCAATCATCGGCTGTCGGGACGGAATCGCTTGCCGGCGGCGGCGGTTTTCGATACGGCGGAGGATGCCGCGGCGTATTTGAAAAAATCCAGGGAGTTGGCGGTTTTTGCGCAATTGGCGACGACGCTGACTGGCGATTTCGCGGTGTTGCGTGGCTGGCTGTTGAAATACCCGCTACGGGCTCTGGAGCATGCGGGCGAATGGCAAAAACTGTTGAGCGTGGCCGGTTGGATGGTCGCGCATCCCCGGCCCGGCATTTATCTGCGCCAGATCAGCCTGCCCGGCATCGACAGTAAATTTATCGAAAGCCGCAAGAAATTGCTGGGCGAATGGCTGGATTTGCTGTTGCCGGAGTCGGCAATCGACGTCGCGCAAACCGGTGTTGCCGGTTTCGAAGCGCGTTACGGCTTTTTGGCGAAGCCGGCGACGATTCGCTTTCGGGTGTTGGATAGCCGACTTGCCATCGCCGGCTTGACCGACTTAAGCGTCACCGCCGATGAGTTTGCGGTTTTGAATTTGCCGGTAGTGCGGGTGTTCGTCACCGAAAACGACATTAACGGTCTGGCCTTTCCGGAAGTCGCGGATAGCATCGTCATTTTCGGCAGGGGGTACGGCTTCGACGCGTTGGCGAAAGCCGGGTGGTTGCGCGACAAACAAATCCATTATTGGGGCGATATCGACAGCCACGGCTTTGCGATTCTGAGCCAGTTTCGTCAATATTTTCCGCAAACCCGGTCACTGTTGATGGACCAAGCCACCTTGCTGGCTCACCGCGCCTCGTGGGTGACAGAAGCCGCGCCCGGCCGGGCCGATTTATCCGGTCTGACCGCCGAGGAAAGCGCGCTGTACGATGCACTGCGCGACAACCGTTACGGCCGAAATGTCAGGCTCGAGCAGGAGTACGTCGGTTTCGACCGTTTGCAGGCTTGGTTAGCCGGGTTGTGCGGCGGGGAAAAATAA
- a CDS encoding efflux RND transporter periplasmic adaptor subunit: MRVFLTMSFLLLTACEQEVAISPKPRPAEIVEVGERTRAAPTVLVGEVRSRYESAQGFRIPGKIVQRLVERGAVVRKGQVLAKLDDKDTSLSASSAQAELHAAEADLALAQAELERQRSLFQRKFVSAQALDIQEAKFKSAQARVKQTTADAAVRSNQSRYTQLQADRDGVVTEIRAEPGQVVEAGEVVARIAATDSLEVAISAPESHIGGAALGAAAEIKLWALPSKVYRGSVREVAPAADSVTRTFQMRVALADADAAVHLGMTAGVRFEAAADQAWLLPSTAVTQRDGQAVVWVVEPATGAVTPRPVQTGPFREDGTIVNQGLQSGDWVVAVGAQTLVPGQIVQPVRRERP; this comes from the coding sequence ATGAGAGTGTTTTTGACGATGTCGTTCTTGTTGTTAACGGCCTGCGAACAAGAAGTTGCGATATCGCCGAAACCCCGTCCGGCGGAGATTGTTGAAGTCGGCGAGCGTACCCGAGCGGCCCCTACCGTGTTGGTCGGCGAGGTGCGTTCCCGCTACGAAAGCGCGCAAGGTTTTCGGATACCCGGCAAAATCGTCCAGCGATTGGTGGAACGCGGCGCCGTGGTCAGGAAAGGACAGGTGCTAGCCAAACTGGACGACAAGGATACCAGCCTGTCTGCCAGCTCGGCGCAAGCCGAGCTGCACGCGGCGGAGGCCGATTTGGCGCTGGCGCAGGCCGAGTTGGAGCGCCAGCGCAGTTTATTCCAACGTAAATTCGTGTCCGCCCAAGCGTTGGACATTCAGGAAGCCAAGTTCAAATCGGCTCAGGCCCGTGTCAAACAAACCACAGCCGACGCCGCCGTCCGCAGTAACCAATCCCGTTATACCCAATTGCAGGCCGACCGTGACGGCGTCGTCACCGAAATTCGGGCCGAACCGGGCCAGGTGGTCGAGGCCGGCGAAGTGGTGGCGCGAATTGCGGCGACCGACAGCCTGGAAGTAGCCATTTCCGCGCCGGAATCCCATATCGGCGGCGCAGCGCTTGGTGCGGCGGCCGAAATCAAACTATGGGCGCTACCGAGTAAGGTTTACCGCGGATCGGTGCGGGAAGTGGCGCCGGCCGCCGACAGCGTGACGCGGACCTTTCAGATGCGGGTGGCTTTGGCCGACGCCGATGCCGCCGTGCATCTGGGTATGACGGCCGGGGTTCGCTTCGAGGCGGCAGCCGATCAGGCCTGGTTATTGCCGTCGACCGCCGTGACCCAGCGCGACGGCCAGGCCGTGGTCTGGGTGGTCGAACCGGCCACCGGCGCCGTTACCCCGCGCCCGGTACAAACCGGCCCGTTCCGCGAGGACGGCACCATTGTCAACCAAGGCTTGCAGAGCGGCGATTGGGTGGTGGCGGTTGGCGCCCAAACCCTGGTGCCGGGCCAGATTGTGCAGCCGGTTAGACGGGAGCGGCCATGA